One part of the Paroedura picta isolate Pp20150507F chromosome 5, Ppicta_v3.0, whole genome shotgun sequence genome encodes these proteins:
- the LOC143838739 gene encoding uncharacterized protein LOC143838739, producing the protein MQGEGHTFSDQGEGLDWDLSQAEGAGAGPHSSAMMRAVSGATPGPEEFLERHITQRRRLSKYDRPTGDERWPEHLGLPSYALEPVGETQDLQYKLDRVTNWLQDLSGRLDPEERRRTQRLLRDVLGGGAHDTSARRESGGLALQEHGMAAAQATAEAAEALARARAQLEIEAEAEARARAQREREDEGEEREDEGGAGGDGAGGDGADGGEDAAAAAAARAAADVAGAEAAAAAAAREAARAAARAAAAAQAAERARVAAGRGRGIGRGARPPAPAPAPADWGPGRLPAHLRGVEMRNTYKFKAKFSGDPSDFPTFLVHLQAYMMDMGFTFQDDAERVRFVGQALEGKAAKWFVDLYRYHPQATRDYNHFMRALRQMYVEPFERETAEKKLRAHRQGKLSVVEYAREFKELASSVPDWTEPQRVLAFVGGLNPTLADKCLLLEDPLTVEGWVQLAGEMENRLERASMVQALAGKTMAKTSTPVKTKPRTKLEPAERTRRMEKGLCLGCGQAGHFLAHCPTKAASTAKAASSAPSKATPAKKTTTKKSTKSLLVPVAAVPAVDDSEEGSGLEDEDQAEEQSGNEDGLL; encoded by the coding sequence atgcagggcgagggacatactttttctgatcagggagagggcctggattgggacctctcccaggccgaaggcgctggtgcggggccgcacagctcggccatgatgcgggctgtctcgggggcaaccccgggacccgaggaatttttggaacgtcacatcacccagcgcaggcggttgtcaaaatacgaccgccctactggggatgaacgttggccggagcacctgggactgcctagctacgcgctggagcctgtgggtgagacacaggacttgcagtacaagctggacagggtgactaactggctgcaggacctctcgggtcggctggatccggaggagagacgccgaacacaacgcctgctaagggacgtgctcggtgggggtgcacacgataccagtgcacggagagagagcggtgggcttgcactgcaggagcacggcatggcggccgcgcaagcaacggcagaggcggctgaggcgctggccagagcccgggctcagctagagatcgaagccgaggcggaagcacgcgcaagggcgcagagggagagagaagacgaaggcgaggaacgagaggacgaaggtggcgctggcggcgacggtgctggtggagacggcgcggacggaggcgaggacgcagcagcggcggcggcggcacgggcggcggcggatgtcgcgggagccgaggcggcggcagcggcggcggcgcgtgaagcagcgcgagcggccgcgcgagcagcagcagcggcgcaggcagcggaacgagcgagagtggcggctgggagagggagaggcattggccggggtgcaagacccccggccccggccccagcaccggcggactggggcccagggcgcctacctgcccacctccgtggagtggaaatgcggaacacctataagttcaaggcaaagttttctggggacccctccgatttccccacgttcctggtgcacctccaagcctacatgatggacatggggttcactttccaagacgacgccgaacgggtgcgtttcgtggggcaagccctggaaggcaaagctgccaaatggttcgtggatttgtaccgttaccatccccaagccacccgcgactacaaccattttatgagggccctgcgccagatgtacgtggaaccgtttgaacgggagactgcggagaagaaactccgggctcaccggcagggaaagttgtctgtggttgagtacgccagggaatttaaggagctggcttcctctgtaccagactggacggagccccaacgtgtgctggcgtttgtagggggcctcaatcccactctggctgacaagtgcctcctcctggaagacccactcactgtcgaagggtgggtccagctggctggagaaatggaaaaccgcttggaacgggcctcaatggtgcaagccctggccgggaaaaccatggcgaagacttccaccccggtgaagaccaagccccgaaccaaattggaaccggcggagcgcactcggcgcatggagaaagggctgtgcttgggatgtggccaagccgggcatttcctcgcacactgcccaacgaaagcggcatcaaccgcgaaagctgcgagcagcgccccatcgaaagccacgcctgccaagaaaaccaccaccaagaaaagcaccaaatctctcctggttccagtggctgccgtgccagcggtggacgactcggaggagggaagcgggctggaggacgaggatcaagctgaggagcagtcgggaaacgaggacggtctgctgtaa